One Ranitomeya variabilis isolate aRanVar5 chromosome 4, aRanVar5.hap1, whole genome shotgun sequence genomic window, catacccccacacacagtataatgttctcatagtaccgccatacccccacacagtataatgttctcatagtaccgccatacccccacacagtataatgttctcatagtaccgccataccccccacacacagtataatgttctcatagtaccgccatacccccacacacagtataatgttctcatagtaccaccatacccccacacagtataatgttcctacagtaccgccatacccccacacagtataatgttctcatagtaccgccatacccccacacagtataatgttcctacagtaccgccatacccccacacagtataatgttctcatagtaccgccatacccccacacacagtataatgttctcataataccgccatacccccacacacagtataatgttctcatagtaccgccatacccccacacacagtataatgttcctacagtaccgccatacccccacacagtataatgttctcacagtgccATCATcctaccacacacagtataatgttctcatattaccaccatacccccacacacacagtataatgttctcattaacaccatacccccacacacacagtataatgttttcatactaccgccatacccccacacagtataatgttcctacagtaccgccatacccccacacacagtataatctcatactaccgccatacccccacacacagtataatgttcctaaagtaccgccatacccccacacacagtataatgttctcatagtactgccataccaccacacagtataatcttctcatagtaccgccatacccccacacacagtataatgttctcatagtaccgccatacccccacacacagtataatgttctcatagaacCGCCataccccaacacacagtataatgttctcatagtaccgccatacccccacacacagtataatgttcctacagtaccgccatacccccacacagtataatctcaCAGTGCCATCATcctaccacacacagtataatgttctcatattaccaccatacccccacacacacagtataatgttctcatactaccgccatacccccacacagtatattgttcctacagtaccgccatacccccacacacaatataatcttctcatactaccgccatacccctacacacagtataatgttcctaaagtaccgccatacccccacacacagtataatcttctcatagtaccaccatacccccacacacaatataatgttcctacagtacctccatctcaccgcacacagtataatgttctcatagtaccgctatacccccacacacagtataatgttctcacaataccgctatacccccacacacagtataaagttcccacaatagtggcttcccacagacacaggataatgtttccacaggactggcatccccctcacacacagtataatgtccccacagtactgccatccccccactttctaatgttcccacagtactgccccctacatgcacaatatggaaccatccacctcactgactacctccgaccaccgacagttaattaataaatactcacttagcctccttcttggtgcaaatactaatgaacccaggatctatgagatatttaccatacgatagttggataggcaggagtgtatcatccataaaggtagcccactcggttgctatgatgcctTTGAATTGACAGGGCTCATtggggtgtggtattggtcaccctctccttcccatcatcacaatttcagctAAAGGGCAAGTAGGAAGCGagtggttaagtgccagaattggtgcatcttagagatgtgcgttttccgggcggctgagagctgatatttttagcctgggggcacaGTATTTATGGCCCcttgctaggctattaatatcaacccgcaactgtctgcatagctttgctggttattaaatataggggcaaACTACGTCACTTTTTTAGGAGAGTCGCCCATTTTTATAGccactaaaggctaagtatacagttgtgagctgatattactagcctgggaagctccatgggtattaccccctttcctaggctataaacaaacttctgtgtgtgaatcagagctgagatgtaacgtgatagaagattacagtgcggggaagaggggaaaccttcatatagacggccggtggtgatggagtcagtgaccgactctggccacatatgtgtctagagccgtagtagaagatgaagatgtcgtcctcatcatgaagtagttatttctcatgtcgcgtgtaatgaatatctcctgcagtattgctaatgccgattccagggtcggtaaatgagacgagaattagcgttatggaagatgagtctatgagaaacgtattcagctgccgactccgaggaggaaactgcttgttgtctgtggcctaaatatataggatttattagtagatgtaaagaaggaaactaaatactgtaaaataataaatctcctcatatgtttcccttattatctccagtaattgtattattacattaTTCTTAtggtgttacatcggctcatcttctcattcaggtctctacaatatcggatcctctcagtgaagatcttctacagaagaacattttcctgatttacccatcacagatggatatggacagagacaagatggcggagaggatattacacctcaccctagagatcctcttccggcttactggagaggtgagagattctgatgacgtcacattacatcattcttatctatgggaataacagatggacagaactggagaggtgaggactctggaaatgtctgtagtgagatttattaatgtgtctctccattaccaggattacactgtggtgaagacctctagtgatcgctgtcaggaccctgtgtctgagggatggggaagacccctgagcccaatcacggggcctccacctcaccccctgatccatgaggacatcaatgaccagaagatcctagaactcacctacaagatgattgagctgctgactggagaggtgacactgctgggaatgctgggacattatacagtaacactatgaagggatcggggggatgacggtatcattgtatgtgtcaggttcctataaggtgtcaggatgtcgctgtctatttctccatggaggagtgggagtatttagaaggacacagagatctgtacaagaacgtcataatggaggttccccagcccctcacatctccagggaatagacaggactaaatacacacggtctataattacactggggaacaatttgaaaaaaaaattctgttgagttaggtttttgagctgatttatactaaaattggcatgctgattccaaaaatgtagtcagtttttttctagcacgtcaagtttttcctccacaacttacctgccagagaagcacaatttcACTGATTGTCAGAgaagggatttccaacctactcaggtattctgtcttttaggtacctacgcaatgaagcaataatcagagagacacacgctcgttgtctgtccaaatagtctctggtctttgtttttagggctgggcttttaaaggcccaagatcaaaaggaaatgtagagttacataataaattggcacatATTCATGGGTTACACAATGGGTTGTCATATACATCCTGGGACACAAGATAGATTAGGTGAAAAGAATGTAGGGAGTCTTTGCACATGCCTGTGGTTTTATGAGATGTTGGCTGGACATTGACATTTCTGGATGTTTTTCGGACAGAAAAACATAATCTGTGCAATAACAACCTAACAACCAGATGTTCTTAACATTTTCTGGGAAAGATATCCGGGAAATGAGACTCAGATGATGACCTTGTGCAATACTTTGTTTTTTTGCTATTTCTCTAATATAAATGAagatgaagattaaccatttctttaacaattcccctctttttatcatctgatcTACCTTGCCCTAGCTGAACCCTTCCTGTTACTCAGGTCTGCAAGATAACCCTACTTCACGAAATACATGGCTGATCCAGTGTATATCATGGGATACCGACATGTTGTGTATCCATTCAAATTATACTTGTGGGTCGGACCTTCTGTTccttctaaccctatttctatCGAGGGATTATTATAGGGGGATGATATAGATACATTTTTATGACATAGAAGTACAGAcatttatattaatatattaaaatatatgttaGAAAATAGAATATAGTTGTTGTTAGTATAATCCATAGagtccatattgtcaatgagtctttGTAAGTTCTCTGTGGGCTCTTTGTCTTTATCAGACCTTTGGTCTTCTGAAATACAATCCGCCAAGTCTACTGAAGTTTGCTTGTTGCAGAAAATGCATTCAGGTTGGAGTGCAGTTATTGAGGTAGTCATCACTTGGGTTTGCTTTATCTCAAAGTAATGATTAATTTTAGCTTTACGTTACCTGGAAAACATTTACAATTAGAACTGAGATTTTTCTTTATTGCATAACAAATAACTTAATCATCACTGCAAGGATTAGTGTCAGTAAAGCAGCTTGAATTAGGACATGAATTACACCCGATATCCATCCACCTATTCCTTTGAACAGGTTCACGGGGTTTATCCATAAGAGCCATTCAGGGAGGGGTAAATCATCCAGTGAATTAGCTTTTCGCACCCCTTCCCTTTATCATTCCAAGTTATTCTATATCAGGAGTAACTCTGATTAGTCCGGAAGGATCTATATAGCGGCAACAGGCAGGTCCGACCATCTGACAGAAGCCTCCTTGAGAGGCCGTGAGATAATTCTGTACTATAGAATGATGATTAATAATAACGATAAGCTGTTTCATGTAGGATGATTCAACATTTAGAGCACCAAATAAATAATCAGTTATACTATCAAATAATGTCACCTAGTCGATACATACCAACACATATTCATAGCTGCGTACCTCTAGAAGCTGTATGAAATTACTTTGTGGTGGCTGGAGCAGGTACAATGGTCAGGCGGTGCACTTTTCCACATTTAGGCATACACAGACTACGCATCCCTATACGAATCTAGCAGCAGCACAATGGAATTCTGGGGTCACCTAATTAGCTATTACCTAACTTACCATTGCGTCTTTGGACTGATGGGATAGTCCATGAGAGAGACCACACATCATGGGGAACAGTGCCCTAGGAAGGCAGTACTTACTGTCCATTTTCCACAGACCATCTTCTTCCTTCACACAGGAGTGCCTTTGCCAATCTTCTTTTTCCGTTGCAGAGTCCTGATCTTGCAGCCAATGAAGCAGTTGTAGTTCCATCCCCCCGGAcacctgtacagtgtatatttcTGCGGGGAGACGTAGCAGCGCAGCAGCTTTTGCTGCAAGGTCATCTCTGCTGTTGCCTTCGGCTTCCCTAGTGCGCTCTCTAGTATGAGCCTGCACCTTGATTACTGCAACTTTCTTTGGCAGTGCTAGTGCCCTGAGGAGCTGAGCAACCAAGTCTGCATTTCTAACGGGTTTACCAGAAGAACCAATAACCTTTCTGCTCTTCCATATGGGACCGCAATCATGGAAAATGCCAAATGCGTGGCACTATCAgtaaatgctctgccattatacatGCCTCAGCGAGTGCTTTCAGGTCAGCTTCCCCAGCAGACATCCTAGAAGGTAAAGCTTCACTTTTTACCATCTCATGTTGATCAACTATTGCACAACCTCTATGAGGTGCTATAAGAAAACTGTGACCCATTTACATAAAGCTCTAGATTTACATTAGGGATTGGTGGCTCTTGCATATTGGCAAGTAGTTGTGTTAAAACAGTGCACCCATAGCATGTCCCCCCAGATTGATGACAGTACAAACAGAAAGGGAGGTCATAACTTGGGATTcctagtgcttgggcggagagaatgGCTTCCTTCCACCCCTCTTTGGCTTCTGGGGTCAGTTGGTATGGCTGACCCTTGTTTCACATTGACAACACATCAAATAGAGGGAGCATGATCTGTGATGCAGAGGGAATCCATTCTCTACAGTAGCCGATCAGCCCTAGGGATGTTCTCAGTGCACTGATGGATGTGGGCACAGTTGCTAAGCTTATGGCCTTGTACCCTTTCTGGTGTTTTGTGTTTCAGCTGAGGTGAAATGCAGCGACCCAAGAAAAcaactttttcctctttttttttttcctgtttatctCTTGAAACCTTACATCCTTCATGGTACAAGAAGATTAGCAAAGAATCTGTTTCGATTAGACATacctggttgctctctgctcagggGATATTGTCTAATACACACCGCTACAGTACATGGCTTCAATTTGATGGATACTTGTGTTATCCTTACCAAACCAACGTCTCTCTTATCCTTTACCCATACTGCAGCTAATATTTGCTCGATCATTTGCTGAATGTCCTCATCTTTGTCCATTTTCAGTTTTTCATCATCTAGCTGAATTAGTGACATCATAGTGGAGAGGGTTGCTCCAGACAATGGGTCTGTAACAGTAATACTTTTCTTCCAAACAATTAATAACTGTATTCATTGCACTCAGAATATCAGCACCTATCAAGATTAGGACATTGATCTGAGACCAGCAATTGGGCACACAAGTCTGTGGTCCGTGCTATTCACACATTCTTGGGTTCTGTTTCATGCAGGGGATGGACTGCCCCATCTGTCCCTACACCCTGGACTGTTTTCCCTGTCATGAATCGCTGTGGCCTATCCATTTTCTCATATCAGTAAAACTCGCCCATATATCAATCAGGCGTTTTAATTGTgtgaaagtgatagccatcctgggGGGACCACTATTTTTGTTTACTCTTGGCGAACTCCCATCTTTCCTTTTCTTGTCTCCACCTGTTCCCCTGTGATATATACCTGTCCGCTGCACCGCAGTTTTCAGCATTATTAAATACATCCGGAGGCATATTCACCATAACAGGGGTTGGCTTTAGCTGCTTCTTTTGCTTTCCTACTGTTATCTGGTCCTCTATCCTCCTAAACATGGGACGGGACTGATCGAGTGCAGCAGAGATACATTCACTCCTCTCTTAATCCTGTCAGGAACATATTTTTAAGAAACCTACTGTAGCTTCCCTAGGATTTTTCAGGTCATAATCCTGAtgtgtgaacactgctgtacaCCTAGCATAAAATCTGTCAGTAGGCTCCTCTGAACCCTGGAATACTTCTGGTAATCCTGAAGCTAATTACTCTGTCTGCTTTCTGGCAACCACAAGTATCCTGGCCAGAAATTGTTGTCTCGACTCCCTAGTTTTCTTGTCTGCTGGTGGTCTGTGTTATTACAGAGAGGGCTATTGCAGTGTCATCCCTCTCAGTCATAGCACAGAAGTCATATTGGATTTTTCCTTTATCTTGTGGCTTGTTACATTTATTACAGATCCAGGTAGTGGATCCCATGGCTCTTTTATCCCTCTGCCTATCCTGTTGATTGCCTGCGTGCACTGGGGGTTGTGGGTGAGTGGGATTACTTTCTGTAGCCCCCACCAACCCTTCACTGGACTGGTCATCCCCTATATACCTCCATTCGCTGTCTACTCTGCTTTATTGTCACCCGGAGGAGGTGTAGGGGTAATCTGTAAGTGAAACCTGTCCTCACTTTTTGGTAAGGGCTTCTTCTGCTGTCGGGAACTGTTTACTGGGGTGGAGAAACTATCTGGGGACCCTTTTGGTAGTCCAGGGTATTGGTTTGTAGCTGAATACCCCGGAGGGGAAGCCTCTTAAGCTGGATATGCTAACTGTACCTGCCCTGGCATCGGCATCCACCCTCCTCCCATCTCGGACATCCATGGTGTCCCTTGCTGGAGAAGCGGCTGCTGACAAATTACCGGGGTCTGCACCCCAATGGGAGATGGGAATGAAGGGGTGGATATGAAACTAGGCAAATAAGTTATTGTACTAGCCACAGTGGTTGAAACTGGGGACTCAGAGAAGCTAGAACTGGAGATTGCTCCTTTTTTTCCACACTCATTCTTTGTTGAGCTGATGTTAGAGGGGACAGGGCTCTCCCTCCCTCCTGCTGCAGGGGCGGAGGGCGATATCTGTTCTGTCTGACTCAATGAGGGAGGGGCTGCTTGTGCCTGCGCTGGCTGAGTCTCTAAAGGAGGGGCTGCCTGTTCCAGGGGGAGGACGAAGCTGCAGATTTCTTTACATACATCCTGCTCCTCAAATGTGCTTCATCACTATCATCCTCATCATCCTTCTCAGTATTAAAATATGGGTCATGTCATTCAGAGGTTCTGATCCACACTGCAACTTGCATCCCATAGTCATTTTTATCAATCCATGCGTCATGCTTCTTACTTAAATGCTTCCATCTCTCAGCATCCAAACATCCATTCCTTGGCATTCCTGCCTTTTCTAGAATTATTAGCGGTATCCTTATCTGCTTTATTTCCCACCAGGTCCTTTATCTTATATCTCGGATCCGTAATCTATCCTGACCTGGTTAATCTATCACCCATAACAGCTGTCAAAGGTAGCGACCCCTCTCTTCAGCCCTGTTATGTATAAGCAGGATCCCACTGGTCTACTATGATAGCCAGCAAGCCTGCTTCCAAAGCAATAAGCAGAACCGCAGTCCTCTGTTCTGTCCTGTTGCTGATACAAATTCTCCTGAATAAGTAGATATATATCACTATAAACACCACACAGTTCCAAAGGCAAGCGCTATATATTCCTCATACATCAATATCCGAGTCTCACTACTCACTAGATATCCGAGTCTTCACTTGACCCTGAATATGCCAAATCTATTCCTGAATCTAATCCTGAGATTCCAAAGTAATAATCATGCGTGACAATATCCTGCcactgtggcatatactgtaccATCTAGTATCAACGATGTATGTCCAACTTTTCGATAGCGCATGAGGGTGTGGTACTACGTGACAAGAGAACACTCTATATAGCCTATTCCCCCGTCTATATTGATGCGTAACTACAGGCGTCAAATGTACTCTTTCTAAAAACCAGTCCACCACCCCTGCCACTCGTTTCTCAACTATAGTGACTGAACACAAACAGTTTTCACACAGCATGCAGCATGACCATGAGGAGCATTTCCAATTCAAAACAAACAAAGAACTTTCTATCAATTATTGACTCTGGTTCTTATCACACTCAGCAATTCAACAATTCCAcatacacatccatacacacagtacTTCTGTACTTTCTCGCTCCTCACATTTTATCAAAATGCTCTAGTGCCAATGGACAAAAACATAAATCACATCTATTTGTGGAATCTCTTACTTGGTTCACTATATCCTCTAATTCATTTCCTATCTGAGTACGGGATTGTATACAAAAATGAGCATTTATGTTCACATAGATTGTCTTCACGTGATCTTTCCCACTTCACTACAAGTAGCAACTAACCGGAGAGTTTTATCTACTCACTGCTTTTAATGAGAAGGCTATTTATACACTGAGCACACATCATTTAGTCTCCATACATCATGAGCGCTGCTCCGTACCCCACAACACAGATTCAGCAATATATCAGTAACCCAGTGTAATCAGAACAGTTCAGCACAGCTCTATCAGTACTACTTAACAATTATCAACTGACAAAGACACCAATAAACTCAACTAATATAATTAACTAACCAAAAGCACAATAACAGTGGTAAAGGAAAGAAACAAtagaacaaacataggacaagtatAGCAGAGCAGGATCAAGACAATGAAATTACAATATTTACAGTATCAACAAACATTGACATcgttacaaacagacagacaggAACACTTATTATAGGTACAGACAAAACAAATGATGGAAAATCATCGTACTTCAtaatgaaacaaaaacaattgttaaCAGCACTTAAACAAACATATAAAACAGACAAACAAGAGACAACAAAACAAATAACAGATACTTTCTTTTACCTGAGGGCTTTTCCCGTTAGAAATCCCCAAAGACTGACTCTAGAAAGCCTCCTTTCCCGGAGAGAAAACTGTGTGAGTAATAAATCTACTCACTAACCCGGGATTTGGTTTTCTGTTCAGGACAGAGGCAGTCAATTGTTCAGTCTAAGATGAATGTCGAAGGAGAAATTATATCCCGCTGAGGGCCTCCAAgttgttagagaagggatttccaacctactcaggtattctgtcttttaggtacctacgcaatgaagcaataatcagagagacacacgctcgttgtctgtccaaatagtctctggtctttatttttagggctgggcttttaaaggcccaagatcaaaaggaaatgtaga contains:
- the LOC143768295 gene encoding oocyte zinc finger protein XlCOF29-like encodes the protein MDMDRDKMAERILHLTLEILFRLTGEDYTVVKTSSDRCQDPVSEGWGRPLSPITGPPPHPLIHEDINDQKILELTYKMIELLTGEIFCYQLPGYTGLLPQYLHWTRLVLPVRQPHFRTTPVLPMPASTPTPSILQSALQHLLTLLDRLFRWDSRHEFRV